The following are encoded in a window of Pseudomonas graminis genomic DNA:
- a CDS encoding LysR family transcriptional regulator, which yields MSTRRNDPLAQVSDFDIRLLRIFRSVVESGGFSAAESALGIGRSAISQQMSDLEQRLGLRLCQRGRAGFSLTEEGREVYQSSLQLLSALESFRTEVNGLHRHLRGELNIGLTDNLVTLPHMRITHALSQLKERGPDVHINIRMIAPNEVEQGVLDGSLHVGVVPQASALSGLEYQPLYSERSLLYCAVGHPLFYVDDAQLDDDRLSAQETIAPTFRLPSEIQAHYQALKCTASASDREGMAFLILTGRYIGYLPDHYASLWVQQGRLRALKPKSRFYDVSLVTVTRKGRRPHLVLESFLESLAATR from the coding sequence ATGAGCACCCGCCGTAATGATCCGCTGGCACAAGTCAGCGATTTTGATATTCGTCTGTTGCGCATTTTTCGTAGCGTGGTCGAGTCCGGTGGATTTTCGGCAGCGGAAAGCGCGCTGGGTATTGGTCGCTCTGCCATCAGTCAGCAAATGAGTGATCTCGAGCAGCGCCTGGGACTGCGTCTTTGCCAACGGGGCCGTGCGGGGTTTTCCCTGACGGAGGAAGGCCGCGAGGTCTATCAGTCATCGCTGCAGTTATTGAGCGCCCTCGAAAGTTTTCGTACGGAGGTGAATGGTCTTCACCGACACCTGCGCGGCGAGCTGAACATCGGGCTGACGGACAATCTGGTCACACTCCCCCACATGCGCATCACCCACGCGCTTTCCCAACTGAAAGAACGTGGTCCGGACGTGCACATCAATATCCGCATGATCGCGCCCAATGAAGTCGAGCAGGGTGTGCTCGACGGCAGTTTGCACGTTGGCGTCGTACCCCAGGCCAGCGCCCTGTCGGGACTGGAATATCAGCCGCTGTATAGCGAACGTTCGCTGCTGTATTGCGCCGTCGGTCATCCGCTGTTTTACGTGGATGATGCGCAGCTTGATGACGATCGACTGTCCGCGCAGGAGACCATAGCGCCGACGTTTCGCCTGCCGAGTGAGATCCAGGCCCATTATCAGGCGCTGAAATGCACCGCGAGCGCATCGGACCGGGAAGGCATGGCGTTTCTGATTCTGACCGGGCGTTACATCGGCTATCTGCCCGATCATTACGCCAGCCTTTGGGTGCAGCAGGGTCGACTGCGTGCGCTGAAGCCCAAGTCGCGGTTCTACGATGTGAGCCTGGTGACCGTCACGCGCAAAGGCCGCCGCCCCCATTTGGTGCTGGAAAGTTTTCTGGAGAGTCTGGCCGCCACACGATGA
- a CDS encoding GreA/GreB family elongation factor, translated as MSRAFVNEDNAAAQIDPPVERQISVQTNYVTQRGLDQLHDQVEQLQAQYSEQNARGDEGDKQRMAEIERDLRYFNQRLQSAQVVSSTSDDKVQIGSWVTFADEENVEQRMQLVGEDQADAGSQLINWASPLGKALLGAKVGDEVTWQRPVGDAVIEVVRIEAGD; from the coding sequence ATGAGTCGAGCCTTCGTCAACGAAGACAACGCCGCTGCGCAAATCGACCCGCCGGTTGAACGGCAGATCAGCGTCCAGACCAACTACGTCACCCAGCGCGGCCTTGATCAATTGCACGATCAGGTCGAGCAGCTGCAAGCCCAATACAGCGAACAGAACGCCCGAGGCGATGAAGGCGACAAACAGCGCATGGCCGAAATCGAGCGGGACCTGCGTTACTTCAACCAGCGCCTGCAAAGCGCCCAAGTGGTCAGCAGCACGTCCGATGACAAGGTTCAGATCGGCAGTTGGGTGACCTTTGCCGACGAGGAAAACGTTGAACAGCGCATGCAATTGGTCGGCGAGGATCAGGCCGATGCAGGCAGTCAGTTGATCAACTGGGCATCACCGCTGGGCAAGGCATTACTGGGCGCCAAGGTCGGGGATGAAGTCACCTGGCAGCGGCCGGTGGGCGATGCCGTGATCGAGGTGGTGCGCATCGAAGCCGGCGACTGA
- a CDS encoding 8-oxoguanine deaminase produces MPAIRTWLKNPLAVFTANDLDARGGLVVEGGVIVEMLLPGQLPAQPCEHVFDAREHVLLPGLINTHHHFYQTLTRAWGPVVNQPLFPWLKTLYPVWARLTPEKLALASKVALTELLLSGCTTAADHHYLFPQGLDDAIDVQVKSVRELGMRAMLTRGSMTLGEADGGLPPQQTVQQGQVILDDSVRLIETYHERGDGAQIQIALAPCSPFSVTTEIMAESAALAEKHDVRLHTHLAETLDEEDFCLQRFGLRTVDYLDSVGWLGPRTWLAHGIHFNSEEIARLGQAGTGVCHCPSSNMRLASGICPTLELLAAGAPIGLGVDGSASNDASNMMLEAKQALYLQRLRYGAEKITPELALGWAIKGSAQLLGRRDIGELAVGKQADLALFKLDELRFSGSHDPISALLLCGADRADRVMIGGTWRVIEGQVEGLDLKGLIADHRQAAAELIRG; encoded by the coding sequence ATGCCCGCGATCCGTACCTGGTTGAAAAATCCCCTTGCCGTTTTCACGGCCAATGATCTCGATGCTCGAGGCGGTCTGGTGGTCGAGGGCGGGGTTATCGTTGAGATGCTCTTGCCAGGCCAACTGCCCGCACAACCTTGCGAACACGTGTTCGATGCACGCGAGCATGTCTTGCTGCCCGGCCTGATCAACACTCACCACCACTTTTATCAAACCCTCACCCGCGCCTGGGGCCCGGTGGTCAATCAGCCGTTATTCCCCTGGCTGAAAACGCTTTACCCAGTGTGGGCGCGGCTGACGCCGGAAAAACTTGCACTGGCCAGCAAGGTCGCCCTGACCGAGTTGCTGCTGTCAGGCTGCACCACCGCCGCCGACCATCATTATCTGTTCCCGCAAGGTCTGGATGACGCCATTGATGTTCAGGTGAAAAGCGTCCGCGAACTGGGTATGCGCGCGATGCTGACGCGGGGTTCGATGACCCTGGGCGAGGCAGACGGCGGCCTGCCACCCCAGCAAACCGTCCAGCAGGGCCAGGTAATTCTCGACGACAGCGTGCGCTTGATCGAGACCTACCACGAGCGGGGTGACGGCGCGCAGATCCAGATTGCGCTGGCGCCGTGCTCACCGTTTTCGGTGACGACCGAGATCATGGCGGAAAGCGCAGCCCTGGCCGAAAAACACGATGTGCGCCTGCACACGCATCTGGCCGAAACCCTGGACGAAGAGGACTTCTGCCTGCAGCGCTTCGGCCTGAGGACAGTCGACTATCTAGACAGCGTCGGCTGGCTCGGCCCTCGCACATGGCTGGCCCACGGTATTCATTTCAACAGCGAAGAGATCGCTCGCCTCGGCCAGGCCGGCACGGGGGTCTGTCATTGCCCGAGTTCGAACATGCGCCTTGCGTCAGGCATCTGTCCCACGCTGGAGCTGCTTGCCGCAGGCGCCCCGATCGGTCTGGGCGTTGACGGTTCTGCGTCAAATGACGCCTCGAACATGATGCTTGAAGCCAAGCAGGCGCTTTACCTGCAGCGCTTGCGTTACGGGGCGGAGAAAATCACGCCCGAGTTGGCATTGGGCTGGGCGATTAAGGGCTCAGCGCAATTGCTGGGCCGCCGTGACATCGGCGAGTTGGCGGTGGGAAAACAGGCTGATCTGGCCTTGTTCAAGCTGGACGAGTTGCGCTTCTCCGGCAGCCACGATCCGATCTCGGCGCTGCTGCTGTGCGGCGCTGATCGCGCAGACCGGGTGATGATCGGCGGCACATGGCGGGTGATTGAAGGTCAGGTCGAAGGGCTCGATCTGAAGGGGCTGATTGCAGACCATCGCCAGGCAGCCGCGGAATTAATCAGGGGCTGA
- a CDS encoding ArsR/SmtB family transcription factor, whose translation MEYVPCISQIAALLADPKRSAIVWALMDGTSRAADEVALLVGLSTSSAGAHLARLAAGGLLRHEVRARKRYFRLAAPEVRTAVQALVSASMVSAELISRSMAQPLPPLPLCRASVCADHLGGEMGAELYLRMLGAGWIEQSEHRLEVTSVGISRFAERGIFIPALAHRRREAVCACVDRHERRPHLGGALGAGLLQLFLQLGWLRTTEEACTLQVSSNGQREISKIASAA comes from the coding sequence ATGGAATATGTACCTTGCATCAGCCAGATCGCTGCGTTGCTCGCCGACCCCAAACGCAGCGCGATCGTGTGGGCGTTGATGGACGGAACATCCCGGGCTGCTGATGAAGTGGCTTTGCTGGTAGGTCTCTCCACTTCTTCCGCCGGTGCGCATCTGGCGCGTCTCGCCGCAGGCGGGTTGCTGCGCCACGAAGTCCGCGCCCGCAAGCGCTACTTCAGACTCGCTGCGCCGGAAGTCCGGACCGCCGTCCAGGCGTTGGTCAGTGCATCCATGGTCAGCGCGGAACTGATCAGTCGCAGCATGGCGCAACCGTTGCCGCCCCTGCCGTTATGCAGAGCCAGTGTGTGTGCAGACCATCTGGGGGGCGAGATGGGCGCTGAGCTGTATTTGCGGATGTTGGGGGCAGGCTGGATTGAACAGTCCGAACACCGGCTTGAGGTCACCAGTGTCGGCATCTCGCGCTTTGCCGAACGTGGCATTTTTATTCCCGCGCTGGCCCACAGACGACGCGAAGCCGTGTGCGCCTGTGTTGATCGCCATGAACGCCGACCCCATCTGGGGGGCGCCTTAGGGGCGGGGCTTTTGCAACTGTTCTTGCAGTTGGGTTGGCTGCGCACGACAGAAGAGGCCTGCACGTTGCAGGTCTCATCCAACGGCCAGCGGGAAATCAGCAAGATCGCCTCGGCGGCGTGA
- a CDS encoding SDR family oxidoreductase, translating into MSTPKTALIIGASRGLGLGLVKRLTELGWEVTATVRDAQKADELKALQNVQLQTLDIDEPSSLEVLTHNLKGQTYDLLFVNAGVMGPMHPNPTDATSGELGQLFLTNAVAPIRLAKRFVNQIRPETGVIAFMSSVLGSVTMPDAPEMALYKASKAALNSMTNSFVTQMGENKPTVLSMHPGWVRTAMGGEGADIDVETSVRGIVEQLERFAGKGGHHFVNYKGETIPW; encoded by the coding sequence ATGTCCACCCCTAAAACAGCTCTGATCATCGGAGCGTCACGCGGCCTTGGCCTCGGATTGGTGAAACGTCTGACGGAACTGGGCTGGGAAGTCACCGCCACCGTCCGCGACGCTCAGAAGGCCGACGAGCTGAAAGCACTGCAGAATGTGCAACTACAGACACTGGACATCGACGAGCCGTCTTCCCTCGAAGTGCTGACTCATAACCTCAAAGGCCAGACGTATGACCTGCTGTTCGTCAACGCCGGCGTGATGGGCCCGATGCATCCCAACCCGACCGACGCGACGTCCGGCGAACTGGGTCAGCTGTTTCTCACCAACGCCGTCGCGCCCATCCGCCTGGCCAAACGCTTCGTCAACCAGATCCGTCCCGAGACCGGTGTGATTGCGTTCATGAGCTCGGTGCTCGGCAGCGTCACCATGCCGGACGCCCCGGAGATGGCGTTGTACAAAGCCAGCAAAGCCGCGCTGAACTCAATGACCAACAGCTTCGTGACGCAGATGGGCGAGAACAAACCGACAGTGCTGTCAATGCACCCCGGTTGGGTCCGCACGGCGATGGGCGGTGAAGGCGCCGATATCGACGTCGAAACCAGCGTACGCGGGATTGTCGAGCAGCTTGAGCGCTTTGCGGGGAAAGGCGGTCATCACTTCGTGAACTACAAGGGTGAGACGATTCCCTGGTGA
- a CDS encoding uracil-xanthine permease family protein: MQPEAPDNNDLIYGLNDRPSIGPATLAAVQHVLAAFVGIITPPLIIGSALGLGAYMPYLISMALMVSGVGTFIQARRPFGIGAGMICLQGTSFAFLGAVLSAGFIVKQRGGSPEDIMAMVFGVCFFGAIVQIVLSRFIGQLRRVITPLVTGIVITLIGVSLIKVGVTDLGGGFNAPDFGEPVNLALGVFVLAVIVVLNRSSAPWLRLSAIIIGLAIGSLAAWFSGKLVPHSIADVALVSIPVPFRFGFSFDWAAFLPVALIYLISSIETVGDLTANCMLSREPIKGPGYIARLKGGVLGDGVSCMIAATFSAFPNTTFAQNNGVIQLTGVASRYVGLYIGAILFLLGLFPVIGAMLQQIPKPVLGGATLVMFGSVAAAGVRILAQAPLDRRSMLIIATSFGVGLGIAAQPTLLHHLPQWVQSLFDSAITSGGLTAIVMSLMLPEAKETNETGEAKKQTTESFD; encoded by the coding sequence ATGCAGCCTGAAGCGCCAGACAATAACGACCTCATCTACGGCCTCAATGACCGGCCGAGCATCGGGCCGGCAACCTTGGCTGCTGTCCAGCATGTGCTTGCTGCATTCGTGGGCATCATTACGCCGCCGCTGATTATCGGATCGGCGCTCGGGCTTGGCGCATACATGCCTTATCTGATCAGCATGGCGTTGATGGTGTCGGGTGTGGGCACGTTCATTCAGGCGCGCCGCCCGTTCGGTATCGGCGCCGGCATGATTTGCCTGCAAGGCACCAGTTTCGCGTTTCTCGGCGCGGTGCTGTCGGCAGGCTTCATCGTCAAGCAGCGCGGTGGCAGCCCGGAAGACATCATGGCCATGGTATTCGGAGTATGTTTCTTTGGCGCCATCGTGCAGATTGTGCTCAGCCGTTTCATCGGACAGCTGCGTCGAGTGATCACGCCACTGGTAACCGGCATCGTCATCACGCTAATCGGCGTCAGCTTGATCAAGGTCGGCGTGACTGATCTGGGAGGCGGCTTCAATGCCCCGGACTTCGGCGAGCCGGTCAATCTGGCCCTTGGCGTTTTCGTGCTGGCAGTAATCGTGGTGCTCAACCGCTCAAGCGCCCCCTGGTTGAGGCTGTCGGCCATCATTATCGGGCTCGCGATTGGCAGCCTTGCAGCCTGGTTCAGCGGCAAGCTCGTGCCTCATTCCATTGCCGACGTTGCGCTGGTCAGCATTCCGGTGCCCTTTCGGTTCGGATTCAGCTTCGACTGGGCAGCATTCCTACCGGTGGCGCTGATTTACCTGATCAGCAGCATCGAAACCGTTGGCGACCTTACCGCTAATTGCATGCTCTCCCGCGAGCCCATCAAGGGCCCAGGCTACATTGCCCGGCTGAAGGGCGGCGTATTGGGCGACGGCGTCAGCTGCATGATCGCGGCGACATTCAGCGCCTTCCCCAATACGACCTTCGCCCAGAACAACGGCGTGATTCAGCTCACCGGCGTGGCCAGTCGGTATGTGGGTCTGTACATTGGGGCAATCCTGTTTCTACTCGGACTGTTCCCGGTGATCGGTGCGATGCTTCAGCAGATTCCTAAGCCGGTGCTTGGCGGCGCGACATTGGTGATGTTCGGCAGCGTTGCAGCGGCAGGCGTGCGGATCCTCGCGCAAGCGCCGCTGGATCGCCGCAGCATGTTGATCATCGCCACCTCGTTCGGAGTAGGACTGGGCATCGCGGCGCAACCGACGCTGCTGCATCATCTGCCGCAATGGGTGCAAAGCCTGTTCGACTCGGCGATCACCAGCGGCGGGCTCACGGCCATCGTGATGAGCCTGATGCTTCCGGAAGCCAAAGAAACAAATGAAACGGGCGAAGCCAAAAAACAGACAACGGAATCCTTTGACTGA
- a CDS encoding IMPACT family protein, giving the protein MPFTLTGPCEFREEIRKSRFITLAAPIDTAADAQAFIEQHSDLDATHNCWAWKLGAQYRSNDDGEPGGTAGRPILAAIDAQDFDRVVVLVIRWYGGTQLGTGGLARAYGGGANKCLQQADRMPLVNRVPLQFDCSFSELVLIKLRVAELNGLVEDERFNANGVTLSISLGPDQVETLQRQLSDISRGRIVLQQAQ; this is encoded by the coding sequence ATGCCTTTTACGCTCACCGGCCCCTGCGAGTTTCGCGAAGAGATTCGCAAGAGCCGATTCATTACCCTCGCGGCCCCCATCGACACTGCTGCCGATGCTCAAGCGTTCATCGAGCAGCACAGTGATCTCGACGCCACTCACAATTGCTGGGCCTGGAAACTGGGCGCGCAGTACCGCAGCAACGACGATGGCGAACCAGGTGGCACGGCCGGGCGGCCGATACTCGCGGCCATTGATGCTCAGGATTTTGATCGAGTCGTTGTGCTGGTCATTCGCTGGTACGGCGGGACTCAACTGGGCACCGGCGGGCTCGCGAGGGCCTATGGTGGGGGGGCGAACAAATGCCTGCAGCAGGCGGATCGGATGCCGTTGGTCAACCGAGTGCCGTTGCAATTCGATTGCAGCTTCAGCGAACTGGTGCTGATAAAGCTGCGAGTGGCTGAACTCAACGGGCTTGTGGAGGATGAGCGCTTCAACGCAAACGGCGTCACGCTATCAATCTCGCTAGGGCCTGATCAGGTTGAGACCCTTCAGCGCCAATTGTCCGACATCAGTCGCGGGCGGATCGTGTTGCAGCAGGCGCAGTAG
- a CDS encoding calcium:proton antiporter → MGTILKQEKFLLLAVIATFFAYFYEHQLLSHGHTVALIAGIALVGFIICASLRVAHHAELLAEKVGDPYGTMILTLSAVLVEVVILAIMMSNEPSPTLVRDTIYSAVMLDINGILGLAALMGGLKHGEQSYNDDSARSYSVMILTAMAVSMVVPEFIPEGKWKLYSAFTIGAMILLYALFLRMQVGPHSYFFSYSYPDKKRRKGEAEEAHEPVNLTRSIATLVFGVVVIGALAEVMSKTVDLGLEGSGAPPVMTAILVAAISAAPEILTALRAALANRMQSVVNIALGASLSTVILTVPVMEGMALYSGQAFQMAMTPVQTIMIFVTLLVCAINLNDGETNAIEGMTHFVLFATFIMLSLMGL, encoded by the coding sequence ATGGGCACAATTCTCAAGCAGGAAAAGTTTCTTCTACTGGCGGTCATTGCGACCTTTTTCGCCTACTTCTACGAACACCAATTGCTCAGCCACGGTCATACCGTCGCGCTGATCGCGGGCATCGCCCTGGTGGGGTTCATCATCTGCGCGTCGTTGCGGGTGGCTCACCACGCCGAGCTGTTGGCGGAAAAGGTCGGCGATCCATACGGCACCATGATCCTTACCTTGTCGGCGGTGCTGGTTGAGGTCGTGATTCTGGCGATCATGATGAGCAACGAGCCTTCACCCACGCTGGTGCGCGACACCATCTACTCGGCCGTGATGCTCGACATCAACGGGATCCTGGGTCTTGCCGCGTTGATGGGCGGGCTCAAGCACGGTGAGCAGTCCTACAACGATGACTCCGCGCGGTCTTACAGCGTGATGATTCTGACTGCCATGGCGGTGTCGATGGTGGTGCCGGAATTCATTCCCGAAGGGAAATGGAAACTGTATTCGGCCTTCACCATTGGCGCGATGATCCTGCTGTATGCGCTGTTTCTGCGTATGCAGGTCGGACCGCACAGTTACTTCTTCAGCTACAGCTACCCGGATAAGAAGCGCCGCAAGGGTGAGGCCGAAGAAGCGCACGAGCCCGTCAACCTGACGCGTTCGATCGCCACGCTGGTTTTCGGCGTAGTGGTCATTGGCGCGTTGGCCGAAGTTATGTCGAAAACCGTCGATCTGGGCCTGGAAGGCAGCGGCGCGCCGCCTGTCATGACGGCGATTCTGGTGGCGGCGATCTCGGCAGCGCCGGAGATCCTGACCGCATTGCGAGCCGCGCTGGCCAACCGCATGCAGTCGGTGGTCAATATCGCCCTCGGTGCTTCGCTGTCGACGGTGATTCTGACCGTGCCGGTTATGGAAGGCATGGCGCTTTACAGCGGCCAGGCCTTCCAGATGGCGATGACGCCCGTGCAGACCATCATGATCTTCGTCACCTTGCTGGTTTGCGCCATCAACCTCAACGACGGCGAGACCAACGCGATCGAAGGCATGACGCATTTTGTGCTGTTTGCCACGTTCATCATGCTGTCGCTGATGGGGCTATAA
- a CDS encoding TetR/AcrR family transcriptional regulator, producing MTLEVPAHSPSATKPASRIRQKNEEAILKAAEDEFARHGFKGTSMNTIAQNAGLPKANLHYYFTNKLGLYIAVLSNIIELWDSTFNNLSADDDPAQALTHYIRAKMEFSRRQPQASRIFAMEIISGGECLNQYFSQDYREWFQGRAAVFQAWIDAGKMDPVDPVHLIFLLWGSTQHYADFATQICQVTGRSKLTKQDMEAAGDNLIRIILKGCGLTPAV from the coding sequence ATGACCCTTGAAGTCCCCGCTCACAGCCCCAGCGCCACCAAACCGGCCAGCCGCATTCGCCAGAAAAACGAAGAAGCGATCTTGAAGGCGGCTGAGGACGAATTCGCTCGTCATGGTTTCAAGGGCACCAGCATGAACACGATCGCGCAGAATGCCGGCCTGCCCAAAGCCAACCTGCATTATTACTTCACCAATAAGCTGGGTCTCTATATCGCGGTGCTGAGCAACATCATCGAGTTATGGGACAGCACGTTTAACAACCTGAGCGCAGACGACGATCCGGCACAGGCGCTGACGCACTACATCCGCGCCAAGATGGAGTTCTCACGACGCCAGCCACAGGCCTCGCGCATTTTCGCGATGGAGATCATCAGTGGCGGCGAGTGCCTGAATCAGTATTTCAGCCAGGACTACCGCGAATGGTTTCAGGGGCGTGCCGCCGTTTTCCAGGCCTGGATCGACGCCGGGAAAATGGACCCGGTCGATCCGGTGCATTTGATTTTCCTGCTGTGGGGCAGCACCCAGCATTACGCTGACTTCGCCACCCAGATTTGCCAGGTCACCGGCCGTTCGAAGCTGACCAAGCAGGACATGGAGGCTGCTGGGGATAACCTGATCCGCATCATTCTCAAGGGCTGCGGACTCACGCCTGCTGTATAA
- a CDS encoding adenosine deaminase: MYDWLNALPKAELHLHLEGSLEPELLFALAERNKIALPWADVETLRKAYAFNNLQEFLDLYYRGADVLRTEQDFYDLTWAYLERCKAQNVIHTEPFFDPQTHTDRGIPFEVVLNGIAGALKDGNEKLGIGSGLILSFLRHLSEDEAQKTLDMALPYRDTFVAVGLDSSEMGHPPSKFKRVFDRARGEGFLTVAHAGEEGPPEYIWEALDLLKIQRIDHGVRAIEDERLMQRIIDEQIPLTVCPLSNTKLCVFDHMGQHNILDMLERGVKVTVNSDDPAYFGGYVTENFHALHTHLGMTQDQASRLAQNSLDARLIKP, translated from the coding sequence ATGTACGACTGGTTAAACGCCCTGCCCAAGGCAGAACTGCACCTGCATCTGGAGGGCTCACTTGAGCCGGAACTCTTGTTCGCTCTGGCTGAGCGCAACAAGATCGCCCTGCCCTGGGCAGATGTCGAAACCCTGCGCAAGGCCTACGCCTTCAATAATCTTCAGGAGTTTCTCGACCTGTATTACCGCGGCGCCGACGTGCTGCGAACCGAGCAGGATTTTTACGACCTGACCTGGGCATACCTGGAGCGCTGCAAAGCGCAGAACGTTATTCACACCGAACCGTTCTTCGATCCTCAGACCCATACCGACCGCGGCATTCCCTTTGAAGTCGTGCTTAACGGCATAGCCGGCGCCTTGAAAGACGGCAACGAAAAACTCGGGATCGGCAGCGGCCTGATCCTGAGCTTCCTGCGCCACTTGAGTGAGGACGAAGCGCAGAAGACCCTCGACATGGCGCTGCCCTATCGTGACACCTTCGTGGCCGTCGGCCTGGACAGCTCGGAAATGGGCCACCCACCGAGCAAGTTCAAGCGCGTCTTTGATCGGGCTCGCGGCGAAGGCTTCCTGACCGTTGCCCACGCAGGTGAAGAAGGTCCGCCGGAGTACATCTGGGAGGCACTGGATTTGTTGAAAATCCAGCGTATCGACCACGGCGTGCGCGCCATCGAGGACGAGCGCCTGATGCAGCGCATCATCGATGAGCAGATCCCGCTGACGGTCTGCCCGCTGTCCAACACCAAGCTTTGCGTTTTCGACCACATGGGTCAGCACAATATTCTCGATATGCTCGAGCGCGGCGTGAAAGTGACTGTCAACTCCGATGACCCTGCGTACTTCGGTGGCTATGTGACCGAGAACTTCCACGCGCTGCACACCCACTTGGGCATGACCCAGGATCAGGCCAGTCGCCTCGCGCAAAACAGCCTCGACGCCCGTCTGATCAAGCCCTGA
- a CDS encoding multidrug effflux MFS transporter, whose product MNLRTILILGALSAFGPLAIDFYLPGFPAIALAFGTDEKHVQLTLASYFLGLSIGQLAYGPIADRFGRRIPLLFGVGLFTLASLACALAPSLEWLIAARFVQALGGCAGMVLSRAIVSDKCSPVDSAKVFSQLMLVMGLAPILAPMLGGLLVNVVGWQAIFLSLTVFSALTAVAVFRGLPESMPAGHPRLPLSGALGSYWNLLGDRIFLGHALTGGIAMAGMFSYIAGSPFVFIKLYGVPAEHYGWLFGINAAGFILIAQVNARLVGRYGPAWLLSRTVWIYLAAAVVLLTIASLHTEKLWPLLIPLFIYIASLGCIIPNASACAMGGQGKRAGSASALLGCLQFSVAAGAAALVGVLHDGTAVPMATVITLCGVLAVTLAVITRRAQLKRDALMPHADVRI is encoded by the coding sequence ATGAACCTCAGAACGATTCTGATCCTCGGCGCACTCAGCGCCTTTGGCCCGTTGGCCATCGACTTTTACCTGCCAGGTTTCCCGGCCATCGCTTTGGCGTTCGGCACCGACGAGAAACACGTTCAGCTGACCCTGGCCTCTTATTTCCTCGGCCTGAGCATCGGCCAGCTCGCCTACGGCCCGATCGCCGATCGCTTCGGTCGCCGGATCCCGCTGTTATTTGGCGTCGGCTTGTTCACCCTTGCATCGCTGGCGTGCGCCCTGGCGCCTTCGCTTGAATGGCTGATTGCGGCCCGCTTTGTACAAGCGTTGGGCGGATGTGCTGGCATGGTGCTGTCACGGGCGATCGTCAGCGACAAGTGTTCGCCGGTTGACTCGGCCAAGGTGTTCTCGCAATTGATGCTGGTCATGGGCCTGGCGCCGATTCTGGCCCCGATGCTGGGCGGGCTGTTGGTCAACGTTGTGGGTTGGCAGGCCATCTTCCTGTCCTTGACGGTGTTCAGCGCACTCACCGCAGTGGCGGTTTTCAGGGGCTTGCCGGAAAGCATGCCGGCCGGCCACCCGCGACTGCCGCTCTCGGGCGCGCTCGGGTCGTACTGGAATCTGCTGGGCGACCGGATCTTCCTGGGCCATGCGCTCACCGGCGGGATCGCCATGGCCGGGATGTTCTCCTACATCGCGGGTTCACCTTTCGTTTTCATCAAGCTCTACGGCGTCCCGGCGGAACACTACGGATGGCTGTTCGGCATCAACGCCGCCGGCTTCATCCTCATCGCCCAGGTGAACGCCCGCCTTGTTGGCCGCTATGGGCCGGCGTGGTTGCTGTCGCGGACTGTCTGGATCTATCTCGCTGCTGCCGTCGTGCTGCTGACCATCGCATCGCTGCACACCGAAAAGCTGTGGCCGCTGCTGATTCCGCTGTTTATCTATATCGCCAGCCTGGGCTGCATCATCCCCAACGCTTCCGCGTGCGCGATGGGCGGGCAGGGTAAACGGGCAGGCAGCGCGTCGGCGTTGTTGGGGTGCCTGCAGTTCAGTGTCGCAGCAGGTGCGGCGGCATTGGTCGGCGTGCTGCATGACGGAACGGCGGTGCCGATGGCGACCGTCATTACGCTGTGCGGCGTGCTGGCCGTGACCCTGGCGGTGATCACTCGCCGCGCGCAACTGAAACGAGATGCGCTGATGCCCCACGCGGATGTGCGTATCTGA